The Mytilus edulis chromosome 12, xbMytEdul2.2, whole genome shotgun sequence genome contains a region encoding:
- the LOC139497120 gene encoding monocarboxylate transporter 13-like: protein MFRNKLEIVLKIDDTNVYDKKESDVSNATTVHDPASVSNQLKNISQYTLDNVDSSNKERGTDGGTDNLQSYRGSRLDDKEHDDDNNLEKDEIAGNKTDYQKWCILFGGFFSFVLVSGFPFNMSVLYVEWLQEFGKSNSETALVQSVCTGMFMTGGFFSGTLVTKYGPRKCGIIGGFLSTLGIGLAFIASSIVYLVLFIGLITGSGFSLCYISASTVVGMHFKGKQKILALAFVSFGSGIGGSLFPVVLEILISRFGWRGSLLIIAGLMLHLVAIGISYTVPLKYNRSRRNSIARRSNIINEDNSVTLPRYDVTSKESQTYNQKGSGMKSDQTNSNIKILGSDENKPNQTAVSSSDQRRRSLYEFSKLRRRSLYEVEEDDDLNQTFASIFKDIITNKLFMGYAFSIAISLASINATLIFFIDYFESKRIRRQDALTIYLLMNLTNSFFRLFPGLLKQAPHISVLSIPSACTLISSISLLLFTFVGSSIVLNTMVACMFGIGMGGMVTVMAVSIVKLIGQTNYSAGLGVSMTIVGIFNTAAGPLSGYLRDISGNYNTSFICLSVVLFLASVSFFATMVCRYYHIHDRGSRFDFEFIITKKSRRTSLVPWRRKSVTISSVHL, encoded by the exons atgttCCGAAATAAATTGGAGATCGTTCTCAAAATTGACGATACCAACGTATATGACAAGAAGGAAAGTGATGTATCAAATGCTACCACAGTTCATGATCCTGCGAGTGTATCCAACCAACTGAAAAATATTTCACAGTATACGTTAGATAACGTGGATTCTTCCAACAAAGAACGGGGAACAGATGGGGGAACGGACAACCTACAATCCTATAGAGGTTCAAG ACTTGATGATAAAGAGCACGATGATGACAATAACCTTGAAAAAGATGAAATAGCAGGAAACAAAACAGATTACCAAAAATGGTGCATTTTATTTGGAGGATTTTTCAGCTTTGTATTGGTATCTGGGTTTCCGTTCAATATGTCTGTGCTGTATGTAGAATGGTTACAAGAATTTGGAAAATCAAATTCAGAAACAGCATTAGTGCAGTCTGTGTGTACAGGAATGTTCATGACTGGAG GCTTTTTCTCTGGTACACTTGTAACAAAATATGGTCCTCGAAAGTGTGGAATTATAGGAGGATTTTTGTCGACACTTGGTATCGGATTGGCGTTCATTGCTTCCAGCATAGTCTATCTTGTTCTATTCATTGGATTGATCACTG gTTCCGGTTTCTCGCTGTGTTATATAAGTGCATCTACAGTTGTTGGGATGCattttaaaggaaaacaaaaaataCTTGCACTGGCATTTGTTTCCTTTGGTTCAGGTATTGGTGGATCCCTCTTCCCCGTTGTTCTCGAAATTCTCATCTCGAGATTTGGATGGCGAGGATCTCTGCTCATTATTGCTGGACTCATGCTACATCTCGTTGCCATTGGGATAAGTTATACTGTTCCTCTGAAGTATAATCGTAGTAGAAGAAATAGTATTGCACGAAGATCCAACATCATTAATGAAGATAACAGTGTCACGTTACCACGATATGACGTAACAAGTAAAGAAAGCCAAACTTATAACCAGAAAGGGTCAGGTATGAAAAGCGATCAAACTAATTCGAATATCAAAATATTAGGCTCAGACGAAAACAAACCGAATCAAACTGCTGTCAGTTCTTCGGACCAAAGACGTAGATCTCTGTACGAATTTTCCAAACTTAGACGTAGATCACTTTACGAAGTTGAGGAAGACGATGACTTGAACCAAACTTTTGCGTCCATCTTTAAAGACATTATAACGAACAAACTTTTTATGGGATATGCATTTTCAATAGCGATAAGTTTAGCTTCGATTAACGCTACGCTAATTTTCTTCATTGATTATTTTGAATCCAAAAGAATTCGAAGACAAGATGCGTTGACAATTTATCTTCTTATGAATCTAACAAATTCTTTTTTCCGTCTATTTCCTGGACTTTTAAAACAAGCACCTCATATAAGTGTTTTATCCATTCCATCTGCATGTACACTCATATCatctatttctttattattatttacttttGTCGGATCTTCAATTGTTCTAAATACTATGGTAGCCTGTATGTTTGGGATTGGGATGGGTGGTATGGTGACAGTCATGGCAGTGTCTATAGTGAAGCTGATTGGTCAAACTAATTATTCTGCTGGGCTTGGAGTATCAATGACGATCGTAGGAATATTTAATACAGCTGCCGGACCACTCTCAG GATACCTTCGTGATATATCAGGAAATTACAACACATCGTTTATTTGTTTGTCAGTCGTCTTATTTTTAGCATCAGTTTCGTTTTTCGCAACCATGGTTTGCAGATACTACCATATACATGACAGAGGTTCTAGATTTGACTTTGAATTTATCATAACAAAGAAATCAAGAAGAACAAGCCTAGTTCCATGGAGACGGAAGTCTGTCACTATATCCAGTGTTCATTTGTGA
- the LOC139498582 gene encoding uncharacterized protein isoform X2: protein MPSATVRRSNSQRLTPKLKRGTNVGRSNSFNLLARPVRPGDRLNIERLNAFTPHENGRDLVSEASREILLNAMKMESHVHDIFFPGEDRDPVLDYVDTRGFPVEKLATALVAQAISRIKDTHRFHQMIDKTALDDVLRDIYNSLHWKKLGFTLYTLCYPDVVRDSKTGVCLRDFIEDNGHVWAERLLAHIMEPRWTKHWMFKIIRGQYSDEDYNKEMNALFVKLHLLDPQTVIPAFQFLLNQKALPVVNLELATRNYLGGPFDCALIENNVLCAEEKETLPVNTSRLSLSEVEMYFGTEVDDFIVTDCRNIGVWSGKRPENQKRSKPSERCSVM from the exons ATGCCTTCAGCAACAGTTCGGCGTAGTAATTCTCAGAGACTAACACCAAAGTTAAAAAGGGGCACCAATGTTGGAAGATCAAACAGCTTTAATCTCCTTGCTCGTCCGGTTCGACCCGGAGATAGACTAAATATAGAAAGGCTAAACGCATTTACTCCTCACGAGAATGGACGAGATCTCGTTTCCGAAGCTTCACGAGAAATTTTGTTAAATGCTATGAAAATGGAATCGCACGTGCACGACATCTTCTTTCCTGGAGAAGACCGGGATCCAGTATTAGACTATGTGGATACACGAGGATTTCCAGTTGAGAAACTCGCGACTGCATTAGTAGCACAGGCAATATCAAGAATTAAAGATACTCATAGATTTCACCAAATGATTGATAAAACAGCTTTAGATGATGTTTTGAGAGATATTTATAATAGCTTACACTGGAAAAAGCTAG GGTTTACATTATATACTTTGTGTTATCCTGATGTAGTTAGAGATAGTAAAACTGGTGTATGTTTGAGAGATTTTATAGAAGATAACGG GCATGTTTGGGCTGAGCGTCTTCTCGCACATATTATGGAGCCACGATGGACAAAACATTGGATGTTTAAAATTATCCGAGGACAATATTCTGATGAAGACTATAACAAGGAAATGAATGCATTGTTTGTGAAGCTTCATTTACTAGACCCTCAGACTGTCATACCAGCTTTCCAGTTTCTCTTAAACCAGAAAG ctTTGCCAGTTGTGAATTTAGAATTAGCAACCAGGAATTATTTAGGTGGACCGTTTGATTGTGCTTTAATTGAAAATAACGTTTTATGTGCTGAAGAGAAAGAAACATTGCCAGTAAATACTTCACGACTTTCTCTTTCTGAGGTAGAAATGTATTTCGGGACTGAAGTAGACGATTTTATAGTAACTGATTGTCGGAATATTGGAGTCTGGAGTGGTAAGAGACCAGAAAACCAGAAACGATCAAAACCTTCAGAACGATGCTCGGTCATGTGA
- the LOC139498582 gene encoding uncharacterized protein isoform X1 has protein sequence MKDTKKDDNSPNTLKVPDEKEMPSATVRRSNSQRLTPKLKRGTNVGRSNSFNLLARPVRPGDRLNIERLNAFTPHENGRDLVSEASREILLNAMKMESHVHDIFFPGEDRDPVLDYVDTRGFPVEKLATALVAQAISRIKDTHRFHQMIDKTALDDVLRDIYNSLHWKKLGFTLYTLCYPDVVRDSKTGVCLRDFIEDNGHVWAERLLAHIMEPRWTKHWMFKIIRGQYSDEDYNKEMNALFVKLHLLDPQTVIPAFQFLLNQKALPVVNLELATRNYLGGPFDCALIENNVLCAEEKETLPVNTSRLSLSEVEMYFGTEVDDFIVTDCRNIGVWSGKRPENQKRSKPSERCSVM, from the exons ATGACAATTCCCCTAACACATTAAAAGTACCAGATGAGAAAGAAATGCCTTCAGCAACAGTTCGGCGTAGTAATTCTCAGAGACTAACACCAAAGTTAAAAAGGGGCACCAATGTTGGAAGATCAAACAGCTTTAATCTCCTTGCTCGTCCGGTTCGACCCGGAGATAGACTAAATATAGAAAGGCTAAACGCATTTACTCCTCACGAGAATGGACGAGATCTCGTTTCCGAAGCTTCACGAGAAATTTTGTTAAATGCTATGAAAATGGAATCGCACGTGCACGACATCTTCTTTCCTGGAGAAGACCGGGATCCAGTATTAGACTATGTGGATACACGAGGATTTCCAGTTGAGAAACTCGCGACTGCATTAGTAGCACAGGCAATATCAAGAATTAAAGATACTCATAGATTTCACCAAATGATTGATAAAACAGCTTTAGATGATGTTTTGAGAGATATTTATAATAGCTTACACTGGAAAAAGCTAG GGTTTACATTATATACTTTGTGTTATCCTGATGTAGTTAGAGATAGTAAAACTGGTGTATGTTTGAGAGATTTTATAGAAGATAACGG GCATGTTTGGGCTGAGCGTCTTCTCGCACATATTATGGAGCCACGATGGACAAAACATTGGATGTTTAAAATTATCCGAGGACAATATTCTGATGAAGACTATAACAAGGAAATGAATGCATTGTTTGTGAAGCTTCATTTACTAGACCCTCAGACTGTCATACCAGCTTTCCAGTTTCTCTTAAACCAGAAAG ctTTGCCAGTTGTGAATTTAGAATTAGCAACCAGGAATTATTTAGGTGGACCGTTTGATTGTGCTTTAATTGAAAATAACGTTTTATGTGCTGAAGAGAAAGAAACATTGCCAGTAAATACTTCACGACTTTCTCTTTCTGAGGTAGAAATGTATTTCGGGACTGAAGTAGACGATTTTATAGTAACTGATTGTCGGAATATTGGAGTCTGGAGTGGTAAGAGACCAGAAAACCAGAAACGATCAAAACCTTCAGAACGATGCTCGGTCATGTGA